The Impatiens glandulifera chromosome 8, dImpGla2.1, whole genome shotgun sequence genome includes a window with the following:
- the LOC124913379 gene encoding secreted RxLR effector protein 161-like produces the protein MSQCKSLSTPMALNEKFQVNDDGEKADSTTYRKLIGSLIYLNTRPDITHSVSLLSRFLNEPSQIHFASAKRILRYLKGTKTQGIELKKESECKLVGYTDSDWAGSIDDRKSTSSYIFCLGSNVISWSSRKQKSVALSSAEAEYIACTDAACEAVWLQRILKDMKF, from the coding sequence ATGAGTCAATGCAAGTCCCTCTCCACTCCTATGGCGTTGAATGAAAAATTTCAAGTTAACGACGATGGTGAGAAAGCTGACTCAACTACATATAGAAAGTTGATTGGTTCCTTAATCTATCTCAACACAAGACCGGATATCACACATTCGGTAAGCTTGCTTTCTAGATTTTTGAATGAGCCAAGTCAAATTCATTTTGCATCCGCAAAAAGAATCCTTAGATATCTTAAAGGCACAAAAACTCAAGGCATTGAATTAAAAAAGGAAAGTGAATGTAAGCTGGTTGGTTATACAGATAGTGATTGGGCAGGCTCGATTGATGATCGAAAAAGTACCTCCAGTTATATCTTTTGTCTTGGATCAAATGTAATATCATGGAGCTCAAGAAAGCAGAAATCTGTGGCATTGTCATCAGCCGAAGCAGAGTATATAGCATGTACTGATGCAGCTTGTGAAGCTGTTTGGCTTCAAAGAATTTTAAAGGACATGAAGTTTTAG